A genomic stretch from Neodiprion fabricii isolate iyNeoFabr1 chromosome 3, iyNeoFabr1.1, whole genome shotgun sequence includes:
- the LOC124178080 gene encoding lysosomal acid glucosylceramidase-like isoform X3 translates to MRRCIFLLFTWIYTALSAPCIPRDFGNNGTVCVCNATYCDSTPVTEVPDIGFYMHYTSSKDGLRFSTIDGVFNKELPADSNSFQLDFDTTFQPIHGFGGAFTDAATMNIKTLSPDAQENLMRTYFTEEGSNYHFGRVPIGSSDFSTRPYTYDDYEGDVQLEKFSLADEDLLYKIPLMKKAVELNPEIKFFAAAWSAPPWMRTDNNYTGYGFLRKEYYQVYARYHEEFLNKYEDHGLKMWAISAGNEPFYGMLSITYYNSMGWLPRDVGTWIANNLGPTICKSKHSKTLIIGYDDATSGLVSYVNETFSNGLARKYIAGIAIHGYTDTSIPANVLDGVHEDYPEKFLILTEYSNGSPDAETGILALGSWDRGEEYILDIIQNLQNWVTGWVDWNLALNIYGKPNWRGILGDAAVIVNPESDEFYKQPKYYAIAHFSKFIPPGSIRIGLTHGMTSVKAVAFKTLKNETVVVMYNTYLTDQNVTIYDSRRGQISLKLPPKSIHTLIYY, encoded by the exons ATGCGACGTTGCATCTTCTTACTATTCACATGGATATACACAG ctcTAAGTGCTCCTTGTATAcctcgcgattttggaaacaATGGAACAGTCTGTGTATGCAATGCTACTTATTGCGACAGCACTCCGGTAACCGAGGTTCCAGACATTGGTTTCTACATGCATTACACATCAAGTAAAGACGGCCTGAGATTTTCCACGATAGATGGCGTTTTTAACAAGGAATTGCCTGCTGATTCCAACAGTTTTCAACTAGACTTTGACACTACTTTTCAACCAATTCATGGCTTTGGAGGTGCTTTTACCGATGCAGCGACCATGAATATAAAAACGCTGAGCCCAGATGCtcaagaaaatttaatgaG AACGTACTTCACTGAGGAAGGTAGTAATTATCATTTCGGTCGTGTACCGATTGGCTCAAGTGACTTCTCTACGAGGCCATATACCTACGATGACTATGAAGGTGATGTgcaactggaaaaattcagtctAGCAGACGAAGACTTACTTTACAAAATTCCACTGATGAAAAAAGCTGTGGAACTGAAtccagaaattaaatttttcgcgGCAGCATGGAGCGCTCCACCATGGATGAGAACGGATAATAATTACACGGGTTATG GATTTCTACGAAAAGAATACTACCAGGTATACGCTAGATATcatgaagaatttttgaacaaatacGAGGATCACGGATTGAAAATGTGGGCTATTTCGGCAGGCAACGAACCCTTTTACGGTATGCTAAGCATCACTTATTACAACAGTATGGGATGGCTACCGAGAGATGTCGGCACATGGATAGCGAATAACCTTGGTCCAACCATCTGCAAATCGAAGCACAGCAAAACTCTGATTATTGGCTATGACGACGCAACGTCAGGTTTGGTCTCATACGTCAATGAAACATTTTCGAATGGGTTAGCTAGAAAGTATATAGCCGGTATTGCTATTCATGGATACACAGACACAAGCATTCCCGCAAACGTACTTGACGGCGTCCATGAAGACTATCCTGAAAAGTTTCTGATCCTTACTGAGTATTCGAATG GAAGTCCAGATGCAGAAACTGGAATTCTTGCTTTGGGTTCTTGGGATCGCGGAGAAGAATACATATTGGACATCATTCAA aATTTACAAAACTGGGTAACTGGCTGGGTGGACTGGAATCTTGCTCTGAATATATATGGCAAACCCAATTGGAGAGGAATCTTAGGAGATGCTGCGGTTATCGTAAATCCAGAAAGCGACGAATTTTACAAACAGCCAAAGTATTACGCCATCGCGCACTTTAGCAAGTTCATTCCACCAGGTTCGATAAGAATAGGACTTACCCACGGCATGACATCCGTCAAGGCTGTGGCTTTCAAAACACTGAAAAACGAGACGGTCGTTGTGATGTATAACAC ATACCTCACAGACCAGAATGTGACTATTTACGATTCAAGAAGAGGGCAGATCTCGTTAAAGTTACCACCGAAATCTATTCACACCCTCATATACTATTAG
- the LOC124178148 gene encoding lysosomal acid glucosylceramidase-like, whose translation MWRCILLLVACVYTAKTFPCVRRNFGNDRIVCVCNATYCDNTQISNLTGNGSYLRYTSSQDGLRLEETQGDFVKEWTADLNSFQIDPDTTYQSIEGFGGAFSDAAILNIKTLSSDTQENLMRSYFTTAGSNYYFARVPIGSTDSSIRPYTYDDHSGDVGLERFSLAVEDLLYRIPLMKKAQEMNPEIKFLSAAWTAPPWMRTNHNYTGYGFLEEKYYQVYADYLVKYLNKYEDYGLKMWAISTGNEPYIGTLNLSHYGSMGWLPSDLGKWVANNFGPTIRKSKHKRTLILTYDDERTILDPFVDKMFENELARNYTAGLAIHGYADTVVPTSVLDEIIRRYPEKFLIMTEFSTETSQRGNVISFLGSWSYGESYVLDIIQNLKNWVIGWVDWSLAVDEYGGPDWRQNFVGASIIVNSEADEFYKQPMYYAIAHFSKFITPGSVRVGLTGGKELVKAAAFKTPKNEIVVVMYNNCSAQQNVIISDKERGQIRLQLPAKSIHTIMYK comes from the exons ATGTGGCGTTGCATTTTGTTACTAGTcgcgtgtgtatatacag cgAAAACTTTTCCTTGTGTACGTCGCAATTTCGGAAACGACAGAATAGTCTGTGTATGCAATGCTACGTATTGCGACAATACGCAGATTTCCAATCTCACTGGGAATGGTTCTTATCTTCGATACACATCAAGTCAAGACGGCCTGAGACTCGAAGAAACGCAGGGTGATTTTGTCAAGGAATGGACTGCCGATCTCAATAGTTTCCAAATAGATCCTGACACCACGTATCAAAGTATCGAGGGCTTTGGAGGCGCTTTTAGCGATGCGGCGATCTTGAATATAAAAACGCTCAGTTCTGATACTCAAGAGAATTTAATGAG atcGTACTTCACTACCGCAGgtagtaattattatttcgccCGTGTACCGATCGGCTCAACTGATTCGTCTATTAGGCCATACACCTACGACGATCACTCTGGTGATGTGGGACTGGAAAGATTTAGCTTAGCAGTTGAAGACTTACTCTACAGAATTCCATTGATGAAAAAAGCCCAGGAAATGAAtcctgaaattaaatttttgtcagcaGCATGGACTGCGCCACCATGGATGAGGACGAATCACAATTACACAGGTTACG GATTTCTAGAAGAAAAGTACTACCAGGTATACGCTGACTatcttgtaaaatatttgaacaagTACGAGGACTATGGACTGAAAATGTGGGCTATATCAACGGGCAACGAACCTTACATCGGTACGCTAAACCTATCTCATTATGGCAGTATGGGATGGCTACCGAGTGATCTCGGCAAATGGGTTGCGAATAATTTTGGTCCAACTATTCGCAAATCGAAGCATAAAAGAACTTTGATTCTTACCTATGACGATGAAAGAACAATTCTCGACCCGTTTGTCGATAAAATGTTTGAGAACGAATTGGCGAGGAATTACACGGCTGGTCTTGCAATACACGGATACGCGGATACGGTAGTTCCCACGAGCGTACTTGACGAAATCATTCGGCGTTATCCCGAAAAGTTTCTCATTATGACCGAGTTCTCCACGG AGACTTCACAGCGGGGCAATGTTATTAGTTTCTTGGGATCTTGGAGCTATGGAGAATCCTACGTGTTGGACATTATTCAA aatttgaaaaactgggtAATTGGCTGGGTGGACTGGAGTCTTGCTGTAGATGAATACGGTGGTCCCGATTGGAGACAAAACTTTGTGGGTGCCTCGATTATCGTGAACTCGGAGGCCGATGAATTTTACAAGCAGCCAATGTATTACGCCATCGCGCACTTCAGCAAGTTCATCACACCAGGTTCAGTCAGAGTGGGACTCACCGGCGGAAAAGAATTGGTAAAGGCTGCAGCCTTCAAGACACCGAAAAACGAGATCGTCGTTGTAATGTACAACAA TTGCAGTGCACAGCAGAATGTGATCATTTCTGACAAAGAGAGAGGGCAGATTCGCTTACAGCTGCCAGCAAAATCGATTCACACAATTATGTACAAGTAA
- the LOC124179118 gene encoding lysosomal acid glucosylceramidase-like isoform X2 has protein sequence MQRFYLLLILWICAAESLPCVPRDFGNGGTVCVCNATYCDSTPELEIPEIGSFVRYVSSRDGLRLDPTEGAFTNESATADVTFQLDLNTTFQTIHGFGGAFTDAAGINIKLLSNATADYILRSYFGEEGSRYNLGRVPIGGSDFSTRAYTYDDTQSADTQLHNFSLAEEDIKYKIPLMQEALRMNRDLRFFASAWTAPPWMKTNNDYTGFGFLLEEYYQVYAEYTVKFMDEYKSYGLKMWAMTTGNEPSLGIIATSSINSMGWTPSGMGKWVAENLGPTMSKSEHKDTIILAFDDQKFGLPWYVSDMFSNKVAKNYTAGIAFHWYWDSIVPSWVIDRTHYHFPEKFLIMTEASVGDKPWQFNKVPLGSWERGEMYITDIMDNLQHWVTGWVDWNLALNHHGGPNWSGNFVDSAIIVNAENDEFYKQPMFYGLAHFSKFIPRGSVRFKLSQEGSSTIAVAFKTPDNKIVIVLYNTLTENQHAVIRDQERGIIDLQLPPKSIHTIMYK, from the exons ATGCAACGATTCTACCTCCTGCTGATATTGTGGATATGTGCAG CGGAATCTCTTCCCTGCGTGCCTCGAGATTTCGGAAATGGAGGAACAGTGTGCGTGTGCAACGCTACTTACTGCGACAGTACACCAGAGCTCGAAATTCCGGAAATCggttcgttcgtgcgatacgTCTCGAGCCGAGACGGCTTGAGATTGGATCCAACGGAGGGTGCTTTCACCAACGAATCGGCAACCGCTGACGTCACTTTTCAGCTGGATCTTAACACTACTTTTCAAACTATTCACGGATTTGGAGGTGCTTTTACCGACGCGGCCGGCATcaacataaaattattgagCAACGCTACAGCGGACTATATACTTAG ATCGTACTTTGGCGAGGAAGGTAGTAGATACAACCTAGGTCGTGTGCCCATTGGTGGGTCCGATTTCTCCACACGAGCATATACTTACGACGACACCCAGAGTGCTGATACGCAACTTCACAACTTCAGCCTGGCAGAGGAAGATATCAAGTACAAAATTCCACTGATGCAAGAGGCTCTTAGAATGAATCGCGATCTAAGATTTTTCGCATCTGCGTGGACTGCTCCGCCTTGGATGAAGACAAATAATGATTACACGGGTTTCG GGTTTCTCCTTGAAGAGTACTACCAGGTGTACGCTGAGTACACTGTGAAATTTATGGATGAGTACAAAAGCTATGGGCTCAAAATGTGGGCGATGACGACAGGCAATGAACCGTCTCTCGGTATCATAGCAACGTCTAGTATTAACAGCATGGGGTGGACACCGAGTGGCATGGGCAAATGGGTGGCGGAAAACCTCGGCCCTACCATGAGCAAATCCGAGCACAAAGATACGATAATTTTGGCTTTCGACGACCAGAAATTCGGCCTGCCCTGGTACGTCTCTGATATGTTTAGCAACAAGGTGGCAAAAAACTATACGGCTGGTATTGCATTCCATTGGTACTGGGATAGTATTGTACCTTCTTGGGTGATCGATCGAACCCATTATCATTTTCCTGAAAAGTTTCTAATCATGACCGAGGCCTCGGTTG GAGATAAGCCATGGCAATTCAACAAAGTCCCCTTAGGATCCTGGGAACGAGGGGAAATGTACATTACGGATATCATGGAC AATCTGCAACATTGGGTTACCGGCTGGGTGGACTGGAATTTAGCTCTTAACCATCATGGTGGTCCCAATTGGAGTGGCAACTTTGTTGATTCTGCAATCATCGTGAATGCTGAGAATGACGAGTTTTACAAACAACCAATGTTCTACGGCTTAGCCCACTTCAGTAAATTCATTCCACGAGGTTCTGTCAGATTTAAGCTCAGTCAGGAGGGAAGCTCTACAATTGCTGTCGCCTTCAAGACTCCGGACAATAAAATTGTTATAGTTCTGTACAATAC aCTCACTGAAAATCAGCATGCAGTTATCCGTGACCAAGAAAGAGGAATCATCGACTTACAGCTACCACCGAAATCCATTCACACCATTATGTATAAGTAA
- the LOC124179118 gene encoding lysosomal acid glucosylceramidase-like isoform X1, producing MQRFYLLLILWICAAESLPCVPRDFGNGGTVCVCNATYCDSTPELEIPEIGSFVRYVSSRDGLRLDPTEGAFTNESATADVTFQLDLNTTFQTIHGFGGAFTDAAGINIKLLSNATADYILRSYFGEEGSRYNLGRVPIGGSDFSTRAYTYDDTQSADTQLHNFSLAEEDIKYKIPLMQEALRMNRDLRFFASAWTAPPWMKTNNDYTGFGFLLEEYYQVYAEYTVKFMDEYKSYGLKMWAMTTGNEPSLGIIATSSINSMGWTPSGMGKWVAENLGPTMSKSEHKDTIILAFDDQKFGLPWYVSDMFSNKVAKNYTAGIAFHWYWDSIVPSWVIDRTHYHFPEKFLIMTEASVVETSSIGTGDKPWQFNKVPLGSWERGEMYITDIMDNLQHWVTGWVDWNLALNHHGGPNWSGNFVDSAIIVNAENDEFYKQPMFYGLAHFSKFIPRGSVRFKLSQEGSSTIAVAFKTPDNKIVIVLYNTLTENQHAVIRDQERGIIDLQLPPKSIHTIMYK from the exons ATGCAACGATTCTACCTCCTGCTGATATTGTGGATATGTGCAG CGGAATCTCTTCCCTGCGTGCCTCGAGATTTCGGAAATGGAGGAACAGTGTGCGTGTGCAACGCTACTTACTGCGACAGTACACCAGAGCTCGAAATTCCGGAAATCggttcgttcgtgcgatacgTCTCGAGCCGAGACGGCTTGAGATTGGATCCAACGGAGGGTGCTTTCACCAACGAATCGGCAACCGCTGACGTCACTTTTCAGCTGGATCTTAACACTACTTTTCAAACTATTCACGGATTTGGAGGTGCTTTTACCGACGCGGCCGGCATcaacataaaattattgagCAACGCTACAGCGGACTATATACTTAG ATCGTACTTTGGCGAGGAAGGTAGTAGATACAACCTAGGTCGTGTGCCCATTGGTGGGTCCGATTTCTCCACACGAGCATATACTTACGACGACACCCAGAGTGCTGATACGCAACTTCACAACTTCAGCCTGGCAGAGGAAGATATCAAGTACAAAATTCCACTGATGCAAGAGGCTCTTAGAATGAATCGCGATCTAAGATTTTTCGCATCTGCGTGGACTGCTCCGCCTTGGATGAAGACAAATAATGATTACACGGGTTTCG GGTTTCTCCTTGAAGAGTACTACCAGGTGTACGCTGAGTACACTGTGAAATTTATGGATGAGTACAAAAGCTATGGGCTCAAAATGTGGGCGATGACGACAGGCAATGAACCGTCTCTCGGTATCATAGCAACGTCTAGTATTAACAGCATGGGGTGGACACCGAGTGGCATGGGCAAATGGGTGGCGGAAAACCTCGGCCCTACCATGAGCAAATCCGAGCACAAAGATACGATAATTTTGGCTTTCGACGACCAGAAATTCGGCCTGCCCTGGTACGTCTCTGATATGTTTAGCAACAAGGTGGCAAAAAACTATACGGCTGGTATTGCATTCCATTGGTACTGGGATAGTATTGTACCTTCTTGGGTGATCGATCGAACCCATTATCATTTTCCTGAAAAGTTTCTAATCATGACCGAGGCCTCGGTTG TCGAAACATCGTCTATTGGTACAGGAGATAAGCCATGGCAATTCAACAAAGTCCCCTTAGGATCCTGGGAACGAGGGGAAATGTACATTACGGATATCATGGAC AATCTGCAACATTGGGTTACCGGCTGGGTGGACTGGAATTTAGCTCTTAACCATCATGGTGGTCCCAATTGGAGTGGCAACTTTGTTGATTCTGCAATCATCGTGAATGCTGAGAATGACGAGTTTTACAAACAACCAATGTTCTACGGCTTAGCCCACTTCAGTAAATTCATTCCACGAGGTTCTGTCAGATTTAAGCTCAGTCAGGAGGGAAGCTCTACAATTGCTGTCGCCTTCAAGACTCCGGACAATAAAATTGTTATAGTTCTGTACAATAC aCTCACTGAAAATCAGCATGCAGTTATCCGTGACCAAGAAAGAGGAATCATCGACTTACAGCTACCACCGAAATCCATTCACACCATTATGTATAAGTAA
- the LOC124179120 gene encoding mucin-1-like, with translation MNKPAASESIIQPSKVTESPKRSYKCGVCREEGHNRTTCPMNKPAASESIIQPSKVTESPKRSYKCGVCREEGHNRTTCPMNKPAASESIIQPSKVTESPKRSYKCGVCREEGHNRTTCPMNKPAASESIIQPSKVTESPKRSCKCGVCREEGINEDILINKKSFTI, from the exons ATGAATAAACCGGCTGCATCCGAATCGATAATTCAACCTTCCAAAGTCACCGAAAGTCCCAAGAGATCATATAAGTGCGGAGTATGTCGCGAAGAAG GGCACAACAGAACGACCTGTCCAATGAATAAACCGGCTGCATCCGAATCGATAATTCAACCTTCCAAAGTCACCGAAAGTCCCAAGAGATCATATAAGTGCGGAGTATGTCGCGAAGAAG GGCACAACAGAACGACCTGTCCAATGAATAAACCGGCTGCATCCGAATCGATAATTCAACCTTCCAAAGTCACCGAAAGTCCCAAGAGATCATATAAGTGCGGAGTATGTCGCGAAGAAG GGCACAACAGAACGACCTGTCCAATGAATAAACCGGCTGCTTCCGAATCGATAATTCAACCTTCCAAAGTCACCGAAAGTCCCAAGAGATCATGTAAGTGCGGAGTATGTCGCGAAGAAGGTATAAACGAAGatatattgataaataagaaatCATTCACGATTTGA